One genomic window of Arachis hypogaea cultivar Tifrunner chromosome 8, arahy.Tifrunner.gnm2.J5K5, whole genome shotgun sequence includes the following:
- the LOC112707027 gene encoding uncharacterized protein encodes MQNNNIKMQQHLMMIQKSTNKSKSQSLRNLILLLSTSFCVTYYILVSTQLLDTPKQILQHLNNNYSSKLSSSLQEHYPSTTIDHVVFGIASSGDSWPKRKQYTKLWWNNKTMKGCVFVDKTPIENGNDSSSLPPLCVSEDTSRFKYSYRGGLRSAIRVARVLKETVALNHSGVRWYVFGDDDTVFLPENLVKTLSKYDDRLWYYIGSNSESYKQKWFFGFDMAYGGAGFAISGSLAKVLAKVFDECIQRYPHVYGSDGRVYSCVTELGLALTLEPGFHQVDLRRNAFGLLASHPLTPLVSLHHPDYIDPIFPNINTTRAKSLEHLFQAVNVDSQRILQQTVCYHKRFSWTISVSWGYAVQVYQHPMLLTDVLRVQGTFKHWSGGDVLSPLYTFNTRGFHPHPCKRPTIFYLQDLSYANNSKLNGSIVSNYNKYFQNCSYDEASPRRLEMIKVFSNKLELDIKQLLSPRRQCCDVLNSSASNIIEIGIRECKDDELIYMH; translated from the exons ATGCAGAACAATAACATAAAAATGCAGCAGCATCTGATGATGATTCAGAAAAGCACCAACAAGAGCAAAAGCCAATCTCTGAGAAACTTGATTCTATTACTCTCAACTTCATTTTGTGTCACTTATTACATCCTTGTATCAACTCAGCTTCTAGACACACCAAAGCAAATACTACAACACTTGAATAACAACTACTCTTCAAAACTATCATCATCATTACAAGAACATTATCCTTCAACCACTATTGACCATGTCGTGTTTGGAATCGCCTCCAGTGGAGATTCATGGCCTAAGAGAAAACAATACACAAAGCTCTGGTGGAACAATAAAACAATGAAGGGGTGTGTATTCGTGGACAAAACGCCAATCGAGAATGGTAATgactcttcttctcttcctcctctgTGTGTCTCTGAAGACACTTCCCGGTTTAAGTACAGTTACCGGGGCGGTCTTCGATCGGCAATCCGCGTGGCGCGTGTGCTCAAGGAGACAGTGGCATTGAATCATTCGGGTGTGAGGTGGTATGTGTTTGGTGACGACGACACGGTGTTCTTGCCGGAGAATCTGGTGAAGACGCTGTCCAAGTATGATGATAGGCTTTGGTACTACATAGGGTCGAATTCGGAGAGTTATAAACAGAAGTGGTTCTTTGGTTTTGACATGGCATATGGTGGAGCTGGTTTTGCTATAAGTGGTTCTCTGGCGAAGGTGTTGGCGAAGGTGTTTGATGAATGCATTCAACGGTATCCGCATGTGTATGGGAGTGATGGCAGAGTCTACTCTTGTGTCACTGAACTTGGTCTTGCTTTAACACTTGAACCCGGTTTTCATCAG GTTGATTTGCGAAGAAATGCATTTGGGCTATTGGCTTCACACCCCTTAACTCCCTTGGTGTCTCTCCACCATCCTGATTACATTGATCCAATCTTTCCCAACATCAACACCACGCGTGCAAAATCTCTTGAGCATTTATTCCAAGCTGTCAATGTTGATTCCCAGAGGATCCTACAACAAACTGTGTGCTATCACAAGCGCTTTTCATGGACTATTTCTGTCTCATGGGGCTATGCTGTTCAGGTATACCAGCATCCTATGTTACTAACAGATGTTCTTAGAGTTCAAGGAACATTCAAACATTGGTCTGGGGGAGATGTTCTCTCACCACTCTACACTTTCAACACTAGAGGATTTCACCCTCATCCGTGTAAGAGGCCTACCATTTTCTATCTTCAAGATTTGTCCTATGCTAATAATAGTAAATTGAATGGTAGCATCGTAAGCAATTACAACAAGTATTTCCAGAATTGCTCATACGATGAGGCATCACCAAGGAGATTGGAAATGATCAAAGTTTTCTCAAACAAGTTAGAGCTAGATATCAAACAG TTGCTGAGTCCAAGAAGGCAGTGTTGTGATGTATTGAACTCTAGCGCTAGCAACATAATTGAAATTGGAATTAGAGAATGTAAAGATGATGAATTGATTTACATGCACTGA